The following are encoded together in the Chelonoidis abingdonii isolate Lonesome George unplaced genomic scaffold, CheloAbing_2.0 scaffold0536, whole genome shotgun sequence genome:
- the LOC116830958 gene encoding HLA class II histocompatibility antigen, DR alpha chain-like, producing PDNSFRKFSYLPFLPSQGDFYDCRVEHGGLPEPFTKHWEAQVPTPIPETTETLVCALGLAMGIIGIIAGTILIIKGMKMNAARNPRGPL from the exons CCGGACAACTCCTTCCGCAAGTTCTCCTAcctgcccttcctccccagccagggCGACTTCTACGACTGCCGGGTGGAGCACGGGGGGCTGCCCGAGCCCTTCACGAAGCACTGGG AAGCCCAGGTGCCCACCCCCATCCCCGAGACCACAGAGACCCTGGTGTGCGCCCTGGGCCTGGCCATGGGCATCATCGGCATCATCGCGGGCACCATCCTCATCATCAAGGGGATGAAGATGAATGCTGCCCGCAACCCGCGGGGCCCCTT GTAA